Proteins encoded in a region of the Bacillus horti genome:
- a CDS encoding YfzA family protein: protein MSNKMPEVREEHTHLPKKKEKERPSGIRSWGILLGAFVLSQIIFFFVDGTSWEPNMNDSGNILGRILESQLFTEWITIYSFPFFNLATTVFAIVILSTAVKEFLFK from the coding sequence ATGAGTAACAAGATGCCAGAAGTTAGAGAAGAACACACTCACCTACCGAAAAAAAAAGAAAAAGAACGCCCTAGTGGAATTAGAAGCTGGGGCATTCTCCTAGGGGCTTTCGTCTTATCACAAATTATCTTTTTCTTTGTAGACGGGACCTCATGGGAACCAAATATGAATGATTCTGGTAACATCTTAGGCAGAATTTTAGAATCGCAGCTTTTTACTGAATGGATCACGATCTATAGCTTTCCATTTTTTAATCTAGCCACGACTGTATTTGCGATTGTTATCCTGTCAACGGCTGTAAAAGAATTCCTTTTTAAATAA